From the Leifsonia sp. AG29 genome, one window contains:
- a CDS encoding ABC transporter ATP-binding protein — protein sequence MAETDAPTGAAEPAKRPPAKTAAAAAGSSTRAPRKRSTTAAAATVKAPTATKTRAPRASTRKAPAPAPAPAVDTRPVVLHIEGLTKRYGDTVAVDGVGLDVREGSFYGIVGPNGAGKTTTLSVVTGLLRPDAGRAVVHGVDVWAEPVRAKHVIGVLPDKLRLFDRLTGAQFLHYAGTLRGLNAKTVRARTSDLAAAFGIEDALDRLVADYSAGMTKKIALAAAMIHSPRLLVLDEPFESVDPVSAANVIDMLQRYTRAGGTVVLSSHGMDMIERVCDSVAIIVRGQVLASGTIDEVRGAQTLEERFVDLAGGRKAAEGMEWLHSFSD from the coding sequence GTGGCCGAGACCGATGCACCGACGGGGGCGGCCGAGCCGGCCAAGCGCCCACCCGCCAAGACGGCCGCCGCTGCCGCCGGGTCGAGCACGCGCGCTCCCCGGAAGCGCTCCACGACCGCGGCGGCCGCGACCGTGAAGGCGCCGACAGCCACCAAGACCCGCGCCCCCCGCGCCTCCACACGCAAGGCGCCGGCCCCGGCTCCTGCTCCGGCGGTCGACACGCGTCCTGTGGTCCTTCACATCGAGGGCCTGACCAAGCGGTACGGCGACACGGTCGCTGTCGACGGCGTCGGCCTCGACGTGCGGGAAGGCTCCTTCTACGGCATCGTCGGGCCGAACGGCGCGGGGAAGACCACCACGCTCTCGGTCGTCACGGGGCTGCTCCGGCCGGACGCCGGGCGCGCCGTCGTCCACGGCGTCGACGTGTGGGCCGAGCCGGTTCGCGCCAAGCACGTCATCGGCGTCCTGCCGGACAAGCTCCGGCTCTTCGACCGCCTGACGGGGGCGCAGTTCCTCCACTACGCCGGGACTCTGCGCGGGCTCAACGCGAAGACCGTCCGCGCGCGCACCTCCGACCTGGCCGCGGCCTTCGGCATCGAGGACGCCCTCGATCGCCTCGTCGCCGACTACTCGGCCGGCATGACCAAGAAGATCGCCCTGGCCGCTGCGATGATCCACTCGCCCCGGCTCCTCGTCCTCGATGAGCCGTTCGAGTCGGTCGACCCGGTCTCGGCGGCGAACGTCATCGACATGCTCCAGCGGTACACCCGCGCCGGCGGGACGGTGGTGCTGTCCAGCCACGGCATGGACATGATCGAGCGCGTCTGCGACAGCGTCGCCATCATCGTCCGTGGTCAGGTCCTCGCCTCCGGCACCATCGACGAGGTCCGTGGCGCCCAGACGCTGGAGGAGCGGTTCGTCGATCTCGCCGGCGGGCGCAAGGCAGCGGAAGGCATGGAGTGGTTGCACAGCTTCTCCGACTGA
- a CDS encoding phosphocholine cytidylyltransferase family protein produces the protein MTTQVVILAAGMGSRLGRSLPKPLTELSDGRTIMQQQFDNIHAAFGKDVKVTIVVGYKLEHIIEAFPDAEFVYNEQYDQTNTSKSLMRALQASAPGGVLWMNGDVVFDPAVLVRGAAMVARDQTFVTVNTSSVADEEVKYTTGPEGYIHELSKTVKGGLGEAVGINYISSADKPALLRQLQRVADQDYFERGIELAIQQDRLLVEPVDISDLYAVEVDFQEDLERANLFV, from the coding sequence GTGACGACCCAGGTAGTGATTCTGGCGGCCGGCATGGGCAGCCGACTCGGACGGAGCCTCCCGAAGCCGCTGACCGAGCTCAGCGACGGCCGCACGATCATGCAGCAGCAGTTCGACAACATCCACGCGGCCTTCGGCAAGGACGTCAAGGTCACGATCGTCGTCGGCTACAAGCTCGAGCACATCATCGAGGCCTTCCCCGACGCCGAGTTCGTCTACAACGAGCAGTACGACCAGACCAACACGTCGAAGAGCCTGATGCGTGCATTGCAGGCTTCCGCACCGGGCGGCGTCCTCTGGATGAACGGCGACGTCGTCTTCGACCCGGCGGTGCTGGTCCGCGGAGCGGCCATGGTGGCCCGTGACCAGACCTTCGTGACCGTCAACACCTCGTCCGTCGCCGACGAGGAGGTCAAGTACACGACCGGCCCCGAGGGGTACATCCACGAGCTCTCCAAGACGGTGAAGGGCGGCCTCGGCGAGGCGGTCGGGATCAACTACATCTCCTCCGCGGACAAGCCGGCGCTCCTCCGCCAGCTGCAGCGCGTCGCCGACCAGGACTATTTCGAGCGCGGGATCGAGCTGGCCATCCAGCAGGACCGCCTCCTCGTCGAGCCGGTCGACATCTCCGACCTCTACGCGGTCGAGGTGGACTTCCAGGAGGACCTCGAGCGGGCGAATCTTTTCGTATAG